One segment of Drosophila gunungcola strain Sukarami unplaced genomic scaffold, Dgunungcola_SK_2 000076F, whole genome shotgun sequence DNA contains the following:
- the LOC128264705 gene encoding uncharacterized protein LOC128264705, protein MPPLQRDQLNHQHFALLQRKRVNEKIDSFDINFIKPSNLVVLRSTINPTTIPNGRTKDRFKTSSNIKIKNSKSGSNERHFHLSETPDLVASSSLLSSAFVASSAALVNAFYRNIVIFCTITYRLYLLKSCYQVKSRYRLPSWLSIMCKGSKNEKNPKAK, encoded by the exons ATGCCACCGCTGCAACGAGACCAATTGAA CCACCAACATTTTGCGCTTTTGCAAAGAAAACGTGTCAATGAGAAAATTGACAGCTTTGatataaactttataaaacCATCAAATCTGGTCGTGCTCAGATCGACTATAAATCCAACCACAATCCCAAACGGTCGAACTAAAGATCGATTCAAGACtagcagcaacatcaaaatcaaaaattcgaAAAGCGGGAGTAACGAGCG ccatttccatttgaGTGAAACGCCAGACTTGGTCGCCTCCTCTTCGCTGTTGTCGTCAGCTTTCGTTGCATCCTCCGCCGCCTTGGTAAATGCG ttctaTAGAAACATCGTCATATTTTGCACCATCACGTACAGGCTTTACCTGCTAAAGTCCTGCTATCAAGTGAAATCCCGTTACCGATTGCCCAGCTGGTTATCGATAATGTGCAAAGGCAGCAAAAACGAGAAAAATCCAAAGGCGAAATAG
- the LOC128264698 gene encoding uncharacterized protein LOC128264698, which translates to MPILRRNNIQQPIGPDQEEHNGPAIPGDAGAGDMARTRAKRTSSTSPSLWSLHRRHQSGNHRALRAIVPPNEPTMENYFRQVAKQDKTTSASIRVKIVLFLAYILVPSIMKLNTHLEFNVQWQQINFFKFLKFRRLAMTFAGNVCVALISSIFSAMVPFYCVLRTARPNRNNLVVPRADGSLVKMPVNINAMWVGILPYVISLLDGFGLFAKETWVAYKDHVFTIADTYSSLRVLIYLIHAMQLLFAIELMLLMVQGLFGFVQAVRLYILIAGKDYTYAEQFKRRKQKNRLWFIPTLETKGMYHTLKDRILGYFPPEQA; encoded by the exons aTGCCTATCCTTCGCCGAAACAACATACAGCAGCCAATTGGACCAGATCAGGAGGAGCACAACGGGCCCGCTATTCCTGGCGACGCAGGAGCAGGCGACATGGCCCGCACCAGGGCCAAGCGGACCAGCTCCACTTCCCCGTCGCTCTGGTCGCTTCATCGCCGCCACCAGAGTGGCAACCATAGAGCCTTGCGCGCCATTGTGCCGCCGAATGAGCCCACCATGGAAAACTACTTCCGCCAGGTGGCTAAGCAAGACAAGACCACCAGCGCCAGCATCCGCGTGAAGATCGTACTCTTTTTGGCCTACATCCTGGTGCCCAGCATCATGAAGCTGAACACGCACCTAGAGTTCAACGTGCAGTGGCAGcagataaatttttttaaattcctaaaATTCCGGCGCCTGGCCATGACCTTTGCGGGCAACGTGTGTGTGGCCCTGATCAGTTCCATCTTTAGTGCAATGGTACCATTCTACTGCGTGCTCAGAACTGCGCGTCCGAATCGCAACAATCTTGTGGTGCCCAGGGCTGATGGATCATTGGTGAAGATGCCCGTTAATATTAATGCAATGTGGGTCGGTATTTTGCCCTACGTGATAAGCTTGCTGGACGGATTTGGCCTTTTCGCAAAGGAGACTTGGGTGGCCTATAAAGACCATGTGTTCACCATAGCCGACACCTACAGCTCGCTGCGCGTTCTGATCTACTTGATCCACGCCATGCAGCTCTTGTTCGCAATCGAGCTAATGCTTTTGATGGTCCAGGGGCTATTTGGGTTCGTGCAAGCCGTTCGCCTCTACATATTGATCGCCGGAAAAGATTATACCTACGCGGAGCAGTTCAAACGG CGCAAGCAGAAGAACAGGCTGTGGTTTATTCCAACCTTAGAAACAAAGGGCATGTACCACACCCTCAAAGACCGCATCCTAGGGTATTTCCCGCCTGAACAAGCGTAA
- the LOC128264699 gene encoding protein KTI12 homolog, which translates to MPIVVITGLPASGKSTRARQLRDHFVERGRKVHLISENEAVPKALFGKNSHAGDSQKEKVVRSDLKSEASRHLNKEDLVILDAGNYIKGYRYELYCMTKASRTTQCTLFCCISQEQAWAFNVQRTAVDELPGDSEAAKKEDKPVENSNVPYTRDTFDALCMRYEEPQSNNRWDSPLVVALPEDTLDVEAIYKSLYETQPLPPNQSTQNPPLGATNYLFELDNIMQSIIKEILGAVKIKAFGQLRIPGSSSPVKVATSMNALQLNRLRQKFITSTCRASQTAPTPLEQVPQLFVQFINANTIGC; encoded by the exons ATGCCAATTGTGGTAATTACGGGTTTGCCGGCCAGCGGAAAGTCCACCCGTGCCCGTCAGCTGCGGGATCACTTCGTGGAGCGCGGCAGGAAGGTGCACCTGATCAGCGAAAATGAGGCCGTGCCAAAGGCTCTGTTCGGCAAGAATTCGCATGCGGGAGATTCCCAAAAGGAGAAGGTGGTGCGCAGCGATCTCAAGTCGGAGGCTTCACGCCACCTCAACAAGGAGGATCTGGTCATCCTGGACGCCGGCAACTACATCAAGG GCTATCGCTATGAACTGTACTGCATGACCAAGGCATCCCGGACCACCCAGTGCACCCTGTTCTGCTGCATTTCCCAGGAGCAGGCGTGGGCCTTCAACGTGCAGCGAACGGCGGTGGATGAGCTGCCTGGCGACAGCGAAGCAGCGAAGAAGGAGGACAAGCCGGTGGAAAACTCGAACGTTCCCTACACCCGCGACACATTCGACGCCCTGTGCATGCGATACGAGGAGCCGCAGAGCAACAACCGGTGGGACAGTCCGCTGGTGGTGGCCCTGCCCGAGGACACGCTCGATGTGGAGGCCATCTACAAGTCCCTGTACGAAACGCAGCCCCTGCCGCCCAACCAGAGCACCCAGAAT CCACCACTTGGAGCCACCAACTACCTCTTCGAATTGGACAACATCATGCAGTCGATTATCAAGGAGATCCTCGGCGCCGTCAAGATCAAGGCTTTCGGCCAGCTGCGCATCCCGGGTAGCAGCAGCCCTGTGAAGGTCGCTACCTCGATGAACGCCCTCCAGCTGAACCGCCTGCGTCAGAAGTTCATTACAAGCACTTGTCGCGCCAGCCAGACGGCGCCCACTCCACTAGAGCAGGTGCCGCAGCTATTCGTTCAGTTCATCAACGCCAACACGATCGGCTGCTAG
- the LOC128264694 gene encoding LOW QUALITY PROTEIN: protein SMG9 (The sequence of the model RefSeq protein was modified relative to this genomic sequence to represent the inferred CDS: inserted 1 base in 1 codon), which produces MAEPRRRFRNKKRDENPCGILAPVTIARREDARLVQPKILLKKDRDRDKEWDRNGDRDRDLVRDKEAEPSPTSNTSSSYPDAPAAIKTVIINRTCDLRPSDRCHQISMLGGGAPNSMEGGAPAQAVPSTSVCAALISSAPSPNGQRDKGNCAGAAGSSAGAAGALQDMQPPRMNRPTPIIMANGVFNATARKVFHKTNTDFTVIGVLGGQCSGKSTLLNLLAAERSLDYDYYQHLFSPEADECVFATRHKAKPNNGQKSXLRPRTEALQFFITRERYILLDSPPLLLPVGKEPDHQDLNSLAAMAQLLSVCHVLILAIDGLAVEQLRILQAALRLRPTFPCKGYVRDHLPQVLFVRTRAQRLDFEPVQRERLDKKLAFLYGPTGLPIYWGRGEARCLNTFLLPEVSSNAPTAFHAGLGELVRQFRERVLGATRVSMCHTSTELSEAIWFEILAESARKGAPHFEKIYAEIKLRHLDTRCQWRSDNWRTFLSGTGTES; this is translated from the exons ATGGCCGAGCCGCGCCGCCGTTTCCGCAACAAGAAGCGAGATGAGAACCCCTGCGGCATCCTGGCGCCCGTGACCATTGCCCGGCGCGAGGATGCGCGCCTGGTGCAGCCAAAGATTCTGTTGAAGAAGGATCGCGACCGGGACAAAGAGTGGGACAGGAATGGCGATCGGGATCGGGACCTGGTTAGGGACAAAGAGGCGGAGCCTAGTCCCACCAGCAACACTAGTAGCAGTTACCCCGATGCACCAGCGGCCATCAAGACGGTAATCATCAATCGTACGTGCGATCTGCGGCCATCGGACAGGTGTCATCAGATATCCATGCTTGGAGGAGGAGCACCCAACTCGATGGAAGGAGGAGCTCCTGCCCAAGCCGTGCCGTCGACCTCCGTCTGCGCTGCCTTGATTAGCTCGGCACCTTCGCCGAATGGCCAAAGGGACAAAGGCAACTGCGCAGGAGCCGCAGGCAGCTCAGCCGGAGCAGCAGGTGCCCTCCAGGACATGCAGCCGCCGCGCATGAACCGTCCCACGCCCATCATAATGGCCAATGGTGTCTTTAATGCCACTGCCCGCAAGGTGTTTCACAAGACCAACACAGATTTCACTGTCATAGGCGTTTTGGGTGGCCAGTGTTCCGGCAAGAGCACGCTGCTCAATCTCCTGGCTGCTGAGCGGTCCCTGGACTACGACTACTACCAACACCTGTTCTCGCCAGAGGCGGATGAGTGCGTCTTCGCCACCCGGCACAAGGCAAAGCCAAATAACGGACAAAAGA ATTTGCGTCCCCGCACCGAGGCTTTGCAGTTCTTCATCACCCGGGAACGTTACATCCTGCTGGACTCGccaccgctgctgctgcccgtGGGCAAGGAGCCGGACCATCAGGATCTGAACTCCCTGGCAGCCATGGCTCAGCTGCTAAGCGTGTGTCACGTCCTGATTTTGGCCATTGATGGCTTGGCCGTGGAGCAGTTGCGTATATTGCAGGCTGCCCTTCGACTCAGACCCACGTTTCCTTGCAAGGGCTATGTGCGGGACCACCTGCCGCAGGTGCTGTTCGTGCGCACACGTGCCCAGCGGCTGGATTTCGAGCCGGTGCAGCGGGAGCGATTGGACAAGAAGCTGGCGTTCCTGTACGGGCCCACGGGATTGCCTATTTACTGGGGCAGAGGCGAGGCACGCTGTTTGAACACATTTCTGCTGCCGGAAGTGAGCAGTAATGCACCCACCGCTTTTCACGCTGGCCTGGGCGAACTAGTCCGACAGTTTCGTGAGCGTGTACTCGGTGCCACGCGCGTCTCCATGTGCCACACAAGCACCGAGCTGAGCGAGGCCATCTGGTTCGAGATCCTGGCGGAAAGCGCTCGCAAAGGTGCCCCCCATTTCGAGAAGATATATGCGGAGATCAAGCTACGCCACTTGGACACTCGCTGCCAGTGGCGGTCGGACAATTGGCGCACCTTCCTCAGTGGCACAGGCACCGAAAGCTGA